Proteins from a single region of Methanobacteriaceae archaeon:
- a CDS encoding RNA ligase has protein sequence MREKNIPNLLSEGEVSKILDIPPLKLEEAYWKGIIKKYQSHGLEAVQFRKGLGSIEPGTMVIDGDEIEVIRGFPKIRRTLLLHPALEKHFPDQVAVEEKMNGYNVRIALVNHQIIAFTRGGYICPYTTKKANEILDLSHFFQEHPEKVICGEMVGTLNPYVSHYYPEIGKLGFRIFDVREKLTNHPLPVMVKRELLKDYDLQPVNLLGVFPVEEAAGEIMTLVRELGENNREGVVIKDPQMQLEPLKYTSSQAQASELEYALSFPFDLAQAFLFSRIIREGFQAYEMEESSQQLRDRAMRLGESILYPMLETIEHVKSGEVAAEDLVIEVDSEEEAEEFIRHLRDLKVMATLAEVKDGKAVIRRIHQSTTDKMNNYLKGGLY, from the coding sequence ATGAGAGAGAAAAACATCCCAAACCTTCTCAGTGAGGGAGAAGTATCCAAGATCTTGGATATTCCTCCTCTGAAGTTAGAAGAAGCATACTGGAAGGGAATTATTAAAAAATACCAGAGTCATGGTTTAGAAGCTGTTCAATTCCGGAAAGGATTAGGATCAATAGAACCTGGCACTATGGTCATCGATGGGGACGAAATAGAAGTTATAAGAGGATTTCCCAAGATAAGAAGAACTCTACTGTTGCACCCGGCACTGGAAAAACATTTCCCAGATCAGGTAGCAGTAGAAGAGAAGATGAATGGTTATAACGTTCGCATAGCTTTGGTGAACCATCAAATCATTGCCTTCACCAGAGGAGGTTATATCTGTCCTTACACTACTAAAAAAGCCAATGAAATACTAGATTTAAGCCACTTCTTCCAGGAGCACCCGGAAAAGGTTATATGTGGTGAAATGGTGGGAACCTTAAACCCATATGTATCACATTACTATCCAGAAATAGGAAAACTGGGATTCCGCATATTTGATGTGAGAGAGAAACTCACCAACCATCCCTTACCAGTAATGGTTAAACGGGAGTTACTAAAAGATTATGATCTACAACCCGTGAATCTACTGGGTGTTTTTCCAGTTGAAGAGGCAGCAGGGGAGATAATGACCCTGGTAAGGGAGTTAGGTGAGAACAACCGGGAGGGAGTGGTGATAAAAGACCCCCAGATGCAACTGGAACCTTTAAAGTACACCTCATCCCAAGCCCAAGCATCAGAACTGGAATATGCTCTGAGTTTCCCCTTCGACCTAGCTCAGGCATTTTTGTTCAGCAGGATAATAAGAGAAGGATTCCAAGCCTATGAAATGGAAGAATCCTCCCAACAGCTCAGGGATAGGGCTATGCGGCTGGGAGAGTCCATATTGTACCCCATGCTTGAAACCATAGAACATGTTAAAAGTGGTGAAGTGGCAGCCGAGGATCTGGTAATTGAGGTGGATAGTGAAGAAGAAGCAGAGGAATTCATCCGCCATTTGAGGGATTTGAAGGTAATGGCCACACTGGCTGAGGTAAAAGATGGTAAAGCAGTTATAAGAAGAATACATCAGTCCACTACAGATAAGATGAATAATTATCTTAAAGGCGGATTATATTAA
- the pheA gene encoding prephenate dehydratase, whose translation MKIGFFGPAGTFTEEAASTLNGELVPYETIPEVFEAVHVGEVDLGVVPIENSIEGSVGVTLDLLTHQYLLKITGEIVIPISHNLLINPGTDLKDVELVYSHHQPLSQCRLFLEKMGVKTQAVSSTAAAAEMIIGHKNLAAIGTSRAAEIYGLKIAARDIQDHANNMTRFVVIDRHDHTPTGKDKTSLVLCLSKDRPGGLYEILGEFARENINLTKIESRPSKEKLGSYIFFVDLEGHRKDLKIMNVINNIKSKVGYIKILGSYPQEGDD comes from the coding sequence ATGAAAATAGGATTTTTCGGACCGGCAGGGACCTTCACTGAAGAAGCAGCATCCACCCTAAATGGGGAATTAGTGCCCTATGAAACTATACCTGAAGTCTTTGAAGCAGTCCATGTTGGAGAAGTGGACTTGGGAGTGGTTCCCATTGAGAACTCCATCGAAGGATCAGTAGGTGTAACCCTGGATCTGTTAACCCATCAGTACCTTTTGAAAATAACTGGTGAAATAGTAATCCCCATAAGCCATAACCTACTCATAAATCCTGGTACGGATTTGAAGGATGTTGAATTGGTTTATTCCCATCACCAACCATTATCTCAATGTCGATTGTTTTTAGAAAAAATGGGAGTTAAGACCCAGGCTGTGAGCAGCACTGCAGCTGCTGCTGAGATGATAATCGGCCATAAAAACCTGGCAGCCATTGGCACCAGTCGGGCTGCAGAGATATACGGTCTGAAAATTGCGGCTCGAGATATTCAGGACCATGCCAACAACATGACCCGTTTTGTAGTTATTGACAGGCATGATCATACTCCTACAGGTAAAGATAAAACCTCACTGGTTTTGTGCCTTTCTAAGGATCGTCCCGGAGGACTGTACGAGATACTGGGTGAATTTGCCAGAGAAAATATAAATTTAACCAAAATAGAGTCCAGACCATCCAAGGAAAAACTGGGAAGCTATATCTTCTTTGTGGATTTAGAGGGTCACCGTAAGGATTTAAAAATTATGAATGTTATAAATAATATAAAATCAAAGGTAGGATACATAAAAATTCTAGGATCATATCCTCAAGAAGGAGATGATTAA
- a CDS encoding transcription elongation factor NusA: MVLPVCDVCLKSGMLCQGCENKLKNGEISQLDLDIAKILYRVGDGKIGFKKTIEIGDVLIIITEKDQVGKLIGKGGKIVREISKTVGRKVRVVGENSDLKAVATDIIAPARISGINIVYGKDGEEKFKIRVRREDSRRLPAKLDILNSIIQELTGEKTLVVIDRNN; encoded by the coding sequence ATGGTATTGCCAGTATGCGATGTCTGTTTGAAGAGCGGAATGTTATGTCAGGGTTGTGAGAATAAGCTGAAAAACGGAGAAATCAGTCAGCTTGACTTGGACATTGCAAAAATCCTCTACCGAGTGGGTGATGGTAAAATTGGTTTTAAAAAAACCATTGAGATAGGAGATGTGCTTATCATCATCACTGAAAAAGACCAAGTGGGTAAACTCATAGGTAAGGGAGGTAAAATTGTAAGGGAAATATCCAAAACCGTGGGCAGGAAAGTGAGGGTGGTTGGAGAAAACTCCGATCTTAAAGCTGTAGCCACTGATATAATAGCACCCGCCCGTATTTCAGGGATTAACATTGTATATGGGAAAGATGGGGAAGAAAAATTCAAAATACGCGTCAGAAGAGAGGATTCCCGACGATTACCTGCTAAACTGGATATTTTAAATAGTATTATTCAGGAGTTAACTGGAGAGAAAACACTGGTGGTTATTGACCGTAATAACTGA
- the coaBC gene encoding bifunctional phosphopantothenoylcysteine decarboxylase/phosphopantothenate--cysteine ligase CoaBC has product MRIILCVTGSVAAVETVKLARELKRKGFQVKCFMSDGACDIINPYALEFATGEKVITHLTGKIEHVKYAADDLILVAPATANIISKFAYKIADNPISTLLLTASGYDTPIIFVPSMHQSMYLAVDENIQKLKNQGTIFIEPKKEENKAKFPPIDDIVLQVEKSTSAGGLEGRKVLVSAGGTYEEIDPIRGITNRSSGKMGLELAKEAFRRGAEVTMITGRMEVAVPSIFNQIKIESTYQMQEELEKILIDHDVFISAAAVSDFTVETNDSKISSTDHLTLKLQPTPKIINQAKEQNPALYLVGFKAEYDVSRDELVESARKRMIESGADLMVANDVAEEGAGFGSDQNKVVLIDDEVWDVPLSTKEEIARLVVGRIIERII; this is encoded by the coding sequence ATGAGAATTATACTCTGTGTCACGGGTAGTGTTGCTGCGGTTGAAACAGTAAAACTGGCCAGAGAATTAAAAAGGAAAGGATTCCAAGTCAAATGCTTCATGAGTGACGGTGCCTGTGATATTATCAATCCCTATGCTCTGGAATTCGCCACCGGAGAGAAGGTGATTACCCACCTTACAGGAAAAATAGAGCATGTTAAATACGCTGCTGATGATCTTATTCTGGTAGCACCAGCCACAGCTAATATAATCAGCAAATTCGCATATAAAATTGCAGATAACCCCATCAGCACTTTACTTTTAACTGCCAGTGGTTACGATACTCCCATTATTTTTGTACCATCCATGCACCAGTCCATGTACTTAGCAGTGGATGAGAACATCCAGAAACTTAAAAATCAGGGCACAATCTTCATAGAACCTAAAAAAGAAGAAAACAAAGCTAAGTTCCCTCCAATAGACGATATAGTGCTTCAAGTTGAAAAATCAACATCTGCAGGTGGTCTGGAGGGACGTAAAGTTCTGGTGAGTGCCGGAGGTACTTATGAGGAAATTGATCCCATCCGAGGTATAACTAATCGCAGCTCCGGTAAGATGGGCCTTGAACTGGCAAAAGAAGCCTTCCGTCGTGGTGCTGAAGTTACCATGATTACCGGGAGGATGGAAGTGGCTGTTCCCAGTATATTTAATCAAATCAAAATAGAATCCACCTACCAGATGCAGGAAGAACTCGAAAAAATACTAATAGATCATGATGTGTTCATATCTGCAGCTGCAGTATCTGATTTTACAGTGGAAACCAATGACTCCAAAATATCATCCACTGACCATCTCACCCTTAAACTACAGCCTACCCCTAAAATAATTAATCAGGCCAAAGAACAAAACCCTGCCCTGTACTTGGTTGGGTTCAAAGCGGAGTACGATGTCTCTAGAGATGAACTAGTGGAATCTGCAAGGAAAAGGATGATAGAGTCTGGTGCGGACCTGATGGTGGCCAACGATGTGGCTGAAGAGGGAGCAGGATTCGGCTCAGACCAGAATAAAGTGGTTCTGATTGATGATGAGGTTTGGGATGTACCCTTAAGCACCAAAGAAGAAATAGCACGCCTGGTTGTTGGTAGAATCATAGAAAGGATTATTTAG
- a CDS encoding fibrillarin-like rRNA/tRNA 2'-O-methyltransferase — translation MDYNLKIRDKLRGIYEIDGHLATRNFTPGLRVYGEKLIEYEDVEYRLWDPRRSKLAAALLNGLENLKIQMDSKILYLGASAGTTPSHISDIVTEGLIYCVEFSPRMMREFLTVCRERENMIPLLEDASKPQNYLPLMEKVDLIYSDVAQPNQTEIFMDNMRMFLSNDGQGVFMVKARSIDVTRKPRQIFREEASKLKEHGFRVVEKVDLNPFEKDHRCLVCEFAF, via the coding sequence ATGGATTATAATCTAAAAATCAGGGATAAATTAAGGGGAATATATGAAATAGACGGTCATCTGGCCACTCGAAACTTTACACCCGGATTGAGGGTTTACGGGGAGAAACTGATAGAATATGAGGATGTGGAGTATAGGCTGTGGGATCCTCGACGTTCAAAACTTGCAGCAGCCCTACTGAACGGTTTGGAAAACCTCAAAATACAGATGGATTCAAAAATTCTTTACTTAGGGGCTTCGGCAGGTACCACACCATCCCATATCTCGGATATCGTAACTGAAGGTTTGATTTACTGTGTGGAGTTCTCACCACGCATGATGAGGGAGTTTTTAACCGTTTGCAGGGAAAGAGAAAACATGATACCTTTACTGGAAGACGCCAGCAAACCCCAGAACTACCTACCATTAATGGAAAAGGTGGATTTAATCTATTCTGATGTAGCCCAACCCAATCAAACTGAGATATTCATGGATAATATGCGTATGTTTCTTTCTAACGATGGACAGGGTGTTTTCATGGTTAAGGCCCGTAGTATTGATGTAACCCGCAAACCAAGACAAATATTCCGTGAAGAGGCCTCCAAATTAAAAGAGCATGGATTCAGAGTGGTGGAGAAGGTTGATCTGAACCCTTTTGAGAAGGACCACCGGTGTCTGGTTTGCGAGTTTGCTTTTTAG
- a CDS encoding ATP-binding protein, which translates to MKCYVVSCFAGFLALDDDFNLLDYELFPHAELLEQWRKIENVDKNPYETTFLDRIGKICDEIIIETNKSSYHYQNLKYHHKFTLQIPSKGGDYLRSNLRELLIEAGFINSPSEFNDIIRKLSIDLTELKLKESSESDDLLLIQGIQAIEELEESEVKLVERIREWYPIHFPEMDEIRDHSRYVELVAEYGNRESILNAGLFGLNIVDSDKSLGAELSEADLEVIQGFARTIKSIQDSKKSTTEYVDVKMKEIAPNLRDLLGASLGAKLIAHTGGIKRLALLPSSAVQILGAEKALFRHLKTGEKPPKHGLIYQHPDVRGSRWWVRGKIARLLAGRISLAVRKDYFSGELDPSIKEGFEEKLEKIKKDHPFPKRTEKSKKKRIKKRKKKKDKFRYRKDDYSY; encoded by the coding sequence ATGAAGTGTTATGTAGTTAGTTGTTTCGCTGGCTTCTTGGCCTTAGATGATGATTTTAACCTACTGGATTATGAACTTTTCCCACATGCAGAACTCCTGGAACAATGGAGAAAAATAGAGAATGTTGATAAGAACCCCTATGAGACCACTTTTCTGGATAGAATTGGTAAAATATGTGATGAGATCATAATTGAAACCAATAAAAGCAGCTATCACTACCAAAACCTTAAATATCATCATAAATTCACATTGCAAATCCCCAGTAAAGGTGGAGATTACCTGCGCTCCAACTTGAGGGAGCTTCTCATTGAAGCTGGTTTTATTAACTCCCCCAGTGAGTTCAATGATATTATTCGTAAGTTATCTATAGATTTAACCGAACTAAAGCTTAAGGAGTCTTCAGAATCAGATGATCTATTACTCATCCAGGGTATCCAGGCCATTGAGGAATTGGAGGAGTCTGAAGTTAAACTGGTTGAGAGGATTAGGGAATGGTATCCCATTCACTTCCCGGAAATGGATGAAATAAGGGATCATTCCCGATACGTGGAGCTGGTGGCTGAATACGGAAATCGTGAATCAATTCTAAATGCAGGTTTATTTGGTTTGAATATTGTTGATTCAGATAAAAGTTTGGGTGCAGAGTTATCTGAAGCGGATCTGGAGGTGATTCAAGGATTTGCCAGGACTATCAAATCCATCCAGGACTCGAAAAAGTCAACCACCGAATATGTTGATGTGAAAATGAAGGAAATTGCACCTAATCTAAGGGATCTTCTGGGAGCATCATTGGGCGCAAAGTTAATTGCCCATACTGGAGGTATTAAAAGATTAGCCCTACTGCCTTCCAGTGCAGTGCAGATTTTAGGGGCAGAAAAAGCCCTTTTCCGTCATCTTAAAACTGGTGAAAAACCACCTAAACACGGTTTGATATACCAGCACCCGGATGTGCGTGGCTCCAGATGGTGGGTTAGGGGGAAAATTGCCAGGTTGCTAGCAGGCAGGATCAGTTTGGCTGTGCGGAAGGACTATTTTTCAGGTGAATTGGATCCTTCCATTAAAGAAGGGTTTGAAGAGAAATTGGAAAAGATAAAAAAGGACCACCCCTTCCCTAAAAGGACTGAAAAGTCTAAAAAGAAGAGAATTAAAAAGAGAAAGAAAAAAAAGGACAAATTTCGTTACCGGAAAGATGATTATTCTTATTGA
- a CDS encoding dihydroorotate dehydrogenase, with translation MLEVEICDIKMKNPTVLAAGVLGSTAASLNWAARSGAGAVVTKSFGMEPNKGYPNPTTVEVEGGIINAIGLSNPGVENFRKELEKLEGKVPQIASIYGSTPEEFAHIASRVENMVDALELNISCPHAMEGCGASIGQNPDLTTQVVKAVKKSVKSPVIVKLTPNVTDIVEIAQAAEDGGADALTLINSLGPGMRIDLETARPVLSNRFGGMSGPAIKPVALHCVYQVHQRVNLPIMGVGGIMNGNDVVEFLYAGASCVQIGTAVMYRGMEVFSRINSSLQKFMTDKGYQTVEEMVGLAHE, from the coding sequence ATGCTGGAAGTGGAAATATGTGATATTAAAATGAAAAATCCCACAGTTTTAGCTGCGGGGGTGCTGGGAAGCACAGCCGCATCCCTTAACTGGGCTGCTAGAAGCGGAGCTGGGGCGGTGGTAACCAAATCTTTTGGAATGGAACCCAACAAGGGCTACCCCAATCCCACCACTGTAGAGGTGGAGGGAGGTATAATCAATGCCATAGGATTATCCAACCCGGGAGTGGAAAACTTCAGAAAGGAACTCGAAAAACTGGAGGGGAAAGTCCCCCAAATAGCCTCAATATATGGTTCAACACCAGAAGAATTTGCCCACATTGCAAGTAGGGTGGAAAACATGGTGGATGCCTTGGAACTGAACATATCCTGCCCCCATGCCATGGAGGGTTGCGGAGCATCCATAGGTCAGAATCCAGATCTAACCACTCAAGTTGTAAAAGCAGTTAAAAAATCAGTTAAATCACCGGTTATAGTCAAATTAACTCCTAATGTCACAGATATTGTGGAAATTGCCCAAGCAGCAGAAGATGGAGGGGCGGATGCACTGACCCTCATCAACTCCCTGGGTCCGGGCATGAGGATCGACCTGGAAACAGCAAGACCAGTACTCTCCAACCGTTTCGGAGGAATGTCCGGACCTGCCATTAAACCAGTTGCTCTTCACTGTGTGTATCAGGTTCACCAAAGAGTTAATCTACCCATAATGGGGGTGGGTGGTATCATGAATGGTAATGACGTGGTGGAATTTTTATACGCCGGAGCCAGCTGCGTTCAGATTGGAACAGCAGTAATGTACAGGGGAATGGAAGTTTTCAGCCGCATAAACAGCAGCCTTCAGAAGTTCATGACTGATAAAGGTTACCAGACTGTGGAGGAAATGGTGGGTTTGGCCCATGAATAG
- a CDS encoding dihydroorotate dehydrogenase electron transfer subunit, with translation MNFPQVIKINRIIEETPTVKTFIFPWEVTDETPGQFLMLWNFADEKPMSISIIDPVNDEIGVSVKMVGTFTKSLHKLQENDKLGLRGPYGNGFEIAGSRVLAVGGGIGMAPISAFTEEASRRGVEVDVVTAATTKGEILFQERLEITGANVLPTTDDGSHGFCGFATELAEKLIKNEDYDMMVVCGPEIMMKKLFAISNRYQLPGQFSLERYMKCALGICGQCCVDDVGWRICVEGPVLWTDQLKMVTEFGNYRRDSSGIKKTF, from the coding sequence ATGAATTTTCCACAGGTAATAAAAATTAATAGGATAATTGAAGAAACACCCACGGTGAAAACTTTTATTTTCCCATGGGAAGTTACTGATGAGACTCCGGGCCAGTTTTTAATGTTATGGAATTTCGCAGATGAAAAACCCATGTCAATCTCCATTATCGATCCAGTTAATGATGAGATAGGTGTTTCAGTTAAAATGGTAGGTACATTTACCAAATCACTGCATAAACTTCAGGAAAATGATAAATTAGGTTTAAGAGGTCCCTATGGAAATGGATTCGAAATAGCAGGTTCACGGGTTCTGGCAGTTGGTGGTGGAATTGGAATGGCACCCATTTCTGCCTTCACCGAGGAAGCCTCACGAAGGGGTGTAGAGGTGGATGTTGTAACTGCAGCCACCACCAAGGGAGAAATACTCTTCCAGGAACGTCTGGAAATCACAGGGGCTAATGTGCTTCCCACAACTGATGATGGTAGTCACGGGTTCTGTGGTTTTGCCACGGAACTGGCAGAGAAACTAATAAAAAATGAAGATTATGATATGATGGTGGTTTGTGGGCCGGAGATAATGATGAAGAAGCTCTTTGCTATATCCAACCGTTACCAGTTACCTGGCCAGTTTTCCCTGGAACGATATATGAAATGTGCTCTGGGAATCTGTGGGCAGTGCTGTGTGGATGATGTGGGCTGGAGAATATGTGTTGAGGGTCCGGTGTTATGGACTGACCAGCTAAAAATGGTAACTGAGTTTGGAAACTACCGGAGAGATTCTTCAGGAATTAAAAAAACATTTTAA
- a CDS encoding AI-2E family transporter — MIYKLKGTLTSALFVMAVLILLSLVVLTPMLSMIVLAAVFAYAVRPISKKIQPYLKFQSLAIAVTMVIVILPLVIIVIYCINALIQSAPSILDAAKAMNLGNITTASIQNSPQFQQYVPSSVYPYLGSASGILEAALSDILKGVVSYLVSLVQSIPNLALELFVFFAATFYLARDGHLLWKYVDFVIPHDRKGFFDNLFRETDNVLKSIFLGHFLTAMIVGVISGIGFYLLGYPYSLFLGIITGFFQVIPFIGHWPTYTVLALYDLFNGNYIRMILVVFLSIFLSVLDMYMRPQISGRYADVHPMIFLLGFICGPLLMGLVGFIIGPLVLGVAYAAVLAYKESKETEMENADLDKDGNNKS, encoded by the coding sequence ATGATTTACAAACTTAAAGGAACTCTGACATCAGCTTTATTTGTAATGGCAGTTCTTATATTGTTATCCTTAGTTGTTCTTACTCCTATGCTGAGCATGATTGTTCTAGCAGCTGTTTTTGCCTATGCAGTGCGCCCTATTTCTAAGAAGATTCAACCATATCTTAAATTCCAGTCACTGGCAATAGCTGTGACCATGGTGATAGTGATTCTCCCTTTAGTTATCATTGTCATCTACTGCATTAATGCACTGATACAGTCTGCCCCATCAATTTTAGATGCTGCAAAAGCCATGAATCTGGGTAATATAACCACCGCATCTATACAGAACTCCCCCCAGTTCCAGCAGTACGTACCATCCAGTGTTTACCCCTATTTGGGTTCTGCTTCCGGAATTCTGGAGGCTGCCTTGTCGGACATCCTCAAAGGAGTAGTATCATATCTGGTTAGTCTGGTTCAATCCATCCCTAATCTGGCATTGGAGCTATTCGTGTTCTTTGCAGCAACATTCTACTTAGCTCGAGATGGCCACCTATTGTGGAAATATGTTGATTTTGTGATACCTCATGATAGAAAAGGATTTTTTGACAACCTCTTCCGGGAAACAGACAATGTTTTAAAGAGTATTTTCTTAGGACACTTCCTAACTGCCATGATAGTGGGTGTTATTTCTGGAATAGGTTTCTACCTTTTAGGTTATCCTTACTCCTTATTCTTGGGAATTATAACTGGATTCTTCCAGGTGATTCCATTCATTGGACATTGGCCCACCTATACTGTTTTAGCCCTCTATGACCTTTTCAACGGAAATTACATACGCATGATACTGGTGGTTTTTTTAAGCATCTTTCTGAGCGTGCTGGACATGTACATGCGACCCCAGATCTCAGGTAGATACGCAGATGTACATCCCATGATATTCCTGTTAGGATTCATATGCGGACCACTTCTCATGGGACTTGTAGGATTCATAATTGGACCATTAGTTCTTGGCGTGGCTTATGCAGCAGTTTTAGCTTATAAAGAATCCAAGGAAACAGAAATGGAAAATGCAGATCTGGATAAAGACGGTAATAACAAATCTTAA
- a CDS encoding Holliday junction resolvase: protein MSKTGSREERELVKMLWDADCAAMRAPASGGATKKPLPDIIAGNGKIYLAIEVKSSSKDRIYINSDKIDALVEFAEIFGAQPYIGAKFSRKKWRFLTPDLLHQTRQNNYRVDVDLAFHKGLEFDEILGKDKQVKF, encoded by the coding sequence ATGAGCAAAACAGGATCCCGTGAAGAACGAGAACTGGTTAAAATGCTATGGGATGCTGATTGTGCAGCAATGCGCGCCCCAGCATCTGGCGGAGCAACAAAAAAACCACTCCCTGACATCATAGCAGGTAATGGTAAAATATACTTGGCTATAGAGGTTAAATCCTCTTCAAAGGATCGTATTTATATTAATTCTGATAAGATAGATGCATTAGTTGAATTTGCAGAGATTTTCGGAGCCCAACCATATATTGGAGCCAAATTCTCCCGCAAAAAATGGCGTTTTTTAACTCCTGACCTACTTCACCAAACCCGACAGAACAACTACCGGGTGGATGTAGATCTGGCTTTCCATAAAGGATTGGAATTTGATGAAATTTTAGGAAAAGATAAACAAGTGAAATTTTGA